TATTTCAAAACTCAATATTTACCGGCATCTCTTATTTCTGATGGGACAATAAATATGACCGCTCTTATTGTTGCTCTATATTTTGAGAAGAAGCCATTTGTTATTATAGAAGAACCAGAGCGGAACATTCATCCGTCTCTTATTTCTAAAGTGGTGGAAATGATGAAAGATGTCACACAAACACAAAAAAAGCAGATTGTAGTTACTACTCATAACCCTGAATTTGTAAAGTATGCTGGGTTGGAAAATATTTTGCTTGTTTCTCGCAATGAAGATGGTTTTTCAACAGTTTCTCGACCAGCAGATAAAGAGGAAGTTAAAGCATTCTTAAAGAATGACATAGGTATTGAAGAGCTCTACATACAGAACTTGCTTGAGGTTTAGATATGCCCACTTATAAACTTCTGTTTATATGGGTTGAGGGAGATGACGATGAGAGGTTCTTTAATAAAGTATTAGTCCCAAAACTCCGGGAGAAGTATAGTGGCGTGAAGATTATAAAATATGCAACAATGAAGAGAGAAAAAGTAGATAATTTTATCAAAAGTATCAAAGCGATGGAGGCAGATTATATTTATTTGACGGATATCAACAACTCTCCTTGTGTTACCGCTAAAAAAGAAGAAATGCAGAAGAAACACCCGAATATTGATAATAATAAAATAATTGTCGTGATCAAGGAGATAGAAAGTTGGTATTTGGCAGGATTAGATAATAAGGTATGTAGACAACTCAAAATAAATAATTTTGCTGATACAGACAATGTTACTAAGGAAAAATTTAATGCCTTGATTCCTAAAAAGTTTACTTCCAGAATAGATTTTATGTCAGAAATCCTGAAAAAATTCTCTATTGAAATAGCAAAGCAGAAAAATAACTCCTTTCAATACTTTGTAGAGAAATATGATCGCTAAACTTATGGAGACTTATGGAGATATTGGCAACGTTGCCTAACAGCGGGTATGTAGTTCGCAGTCGCACACCCAAACCCTTACAGGCTTCGCATACCTGCAAAACGATAGGCGAAAGCGCTAAAATGAGGTGATAATATGGTAACAAGAAGATATAAAAAAAATCATAGCAAAGGCAAAATATTATTCATGGGACAGTTTGGAGTTTAGAGATAAATGGGGGAACGCCGGATGTAATAGGAAAGGGAGAACCACGCAAAGAACAGCCACAAATGCATTATCAGTGCTCTTATCTCGCCTATTTTCCGTATCAGAGAGCAATTCAATCACAGAAAGTCTTCTTGCATGTCTTGCATCTGAGTAGCGCAGTATTCTGCTTGCCATAGCGTTCCTTTAGCACGATGTTTCCCCCTCCTTTCTTTCCGTAATCTGGGCATGTCTCGTTTAGACAAAAGAATTCGTCTAAGTTCACTTCTCCCATTTCGTCAACCCCTTTGTATTTCCTATTGAAATATTGGATATAAATACCTGTAAAATGAGGAGACGCGACCCAATAATGGTGATCGTCGATGATTGCACATGAAAAAGCATCGGTCTGCCTGTCTGCCTATGTTTATAAAAGAGAGGAAAGTTACCGCAGATGATGTGATTAAAAGAGATGCCGGCAGAGAAGGGGGTGGAAGGATGTAGGGGGATTTGACGATGGTTTTGGAAGAGGTTATCTCAGCATACAATGATGCCCCACATCAAGTGCTGGATGATCTATCTCCAAATGAGTATGAGAAGAGGCTGATGTGTGTAGCATCTGGTTAACTATAACATATACATATGCTACATGAACTCATCCAGTGCCTTCTGCTTATTAGTCGTAGGGAAGAGCGACTCAACGTCTCGATTCAGCAATTCCAGTCGCTGCCTCGTGTATTCACTCAGGTGATACTCATCAGCTATGCGCAGTGATACCGATAGATATTTCTTTATTCCTGCAACGTGCACCGTAGGTAGTAGTTTCCCACCACATCGGCTGCACCTGCCCGTAAGTGGTACCCTCCGGTATTTCGCATTGCAGCGACTGCACCGTACCCTTTGTGAGCCGAACGCGCGGAGATTACCTTTTATATCACGCAGAAAATGGTTCTTTATCACCGTCTCTGCTACTTCCCGTGCATCCACCGCTCTTATAAGTCTTGCCAGCCTCAATTGTGCATTCACCTTGTCCATCATTGTACCCAGCGTCTTATATAGCGAGTTCAAAGGACCTGCTGCAATGTCCGTTGTATCATGCGTATAGCCGAACCTGTAAACATCACTCGGGTGGGCTATTCGCGTGGCTGCCGTCTCTATTGTAACTTCTTTTGGATGCTTACCCGAATCAGCCGCAAGATAGAAGTCCAGAGGGTATTCCCACATGACAGAGAGGTTATGTGCCTCTTTATCTACCTCCTTTGGGTTTATTATTGGTATGAGAACTAAAGGTGCATCCATTCTGCCCCCAATCTTATCAGGCAAGAAGGATAGCGAGAAATTCAGCAGTGCATCCAGCAGCAGAATTATTGAGTCCTCATCGCCGTCGCAGTTCCTTCGCTTCGCTGCATGGAAGAATGGATGTGCATAACAGGCTGAGGCACGTGTGAATCCTATTATCCTGCCCAATATCCCCGCGGAGGTGTGTGGTGCCAGTCCAAGCACAAACTGCCCAATCAGGTCTTCTTTAGCTCTTACATTGTAATAGCGTGGTATCTGATAGAACTTCTCCAGCAGATCGTCCAGGAACTTCGTAACACGAATGAGATATGGAACGGCATTAATAGAGATAATGATATCCTGCTGCTTCAACTCTACTATCTGCGTATCGCTTCTCAGCTCCTCACCTTTTATATCCTGCAAATAGCCAAGCTCTCGTGCTCGTTCAATGCTTAGTCCTATCTCTTTGGGCTTGAAATGCGTTAATGGTAGATTGGTAAAGTCATATCTTATCGTACCATCCTTATAGACAAAAGCGTTATATTTCGCTCTTAATATGCCCTTAGCAAGATGCTCAGGCACTTTGTTACCCGAAATGAGTCCGGTTACACATTTTACATCCTGTTTTGTCAAATCATGCTCATCTCCAAGTCTCTTTATTGCATCATGATAAAATTGGTACAGGTCTATACTCATACACATACTCCTCTTGCTACTGCTCCTGTTACTGATATTGCTATTGCTACTTCTTGCCGGGATTTTGAGATTGGAAGAGCCACATTTATCGCATAAGGAATAGCAAGATAGCGATACATTCCCACACTCCATGCATCTCTTCACTCCTACCTCTATATCTATCACCTTTGACTTCAACGCTTCCTTGAGTGACCTGTTTTTACCTCCTGCCTCGCCTACCGGGAAGATTGCATGTGGCGCGGGGGTCATCATTCTTTCTCTTGATTTCTCCGGTCTACCCATTCGCATACCGATTCTCGTCGGTGCTTTTGGCTTCTGTTTCAATCTCACCGATTCATCCTTCTTCAATCTCCCATCTATGCTTGTACCAATCCCCAGACCGCGGAGAAAAGCGGCAGGCTCCTCTATTACTATATAGCAGTAGCGGGCATTTCTGTCTCTACGAAAGGGAATAAGCAGGTCTTCTAAAATCGGTATCACTCTGTTGTTATCATCATCGGGTATGAGCAGTTTACCATCCTGCAGCGCACCGCTCTCACATATCCAGTCCGAGAGGAATTCCCTGTCTTCGCTACTTATATCCTCCCACAGGTATGTATATGCAGGATGCAACGGCAGGTCATAACGTAACGAGAGCGCAATTGCTTCTTCCTGTGTGGGTATCTTCGAGCGCCATATGGATGCCTCTTCCTTGGATTTCGCCTCTAATTCCTGCAGCCAGTATTCATGTGCATACGCACCAGGCTTTAATAATTGCCCGGTCTCCAAAAAGTCACCATAATCTATCAGTATCTCACCCAGGTCAACAATTTCTAATACTTCAGCAGTATCAATATCATCACAGCTTTCAAGCTTGCGGAGGTCTCCGTTCTTCAGTTTCACCACCGGTCCCTCAATGGAATCCACAGGCACAATACATGCAGCTTTGCCCGGTAGCTCTGGCTTTACCTGCGTACCGGGAGCGATGAACCCGAGCAGTGACATCGTAACCGGGTGCATTCCAATAGCAGCGAAGCCTGAGTTCCTCGCACGTCCATAACGAAGCCGAAAAGAGCCCTTATTCGCCGGACGCCCAAACACGGGTCTACCAGCAATCAAATCATCCAGAAACGCTTTCTTCTTGGTCTCCCTCTTGCTCTTTATCAGTCTATCCAGCCACTCCCAACCTTCAATGCCGAGCTTCTCCACATATCGCTTTAGCTTCGGCGCCTTCATCGCTATACCCTCTGTGAGTACAAGTACCATCCCCCCTCTTATCCTGTTCGTCGCCACCCTCTCAAGGTCTTTATAGGCATCCACCTCCTTATCCTCCGTCGGGTCACCATCTATGCATATCGGGCAGTTCCTCACTATCTCCCTTACCTCATCATCCGATGGTGTATATTGCAAGCCACTTATGCGTGCATAAGCTGATACCTCCAGTACATAGCGCCATATCTCCTCATCTCGTGGTGAATACGCCGCAAATCCCATCCGCTTCCTTATATAGTCGGCAGCAAGTACAGAGAGTGCCTGTGCGGTGCCTCCTGCACTTCTTATTGGACCTGAATAGAATAGCTTTATGTATTCTGTGGAATCATCGTTCCTCCCAACCTCTATACGCGATATTCCATCCAGTGGTGCAGCGACCACACCTTCTGTGAGAATAGCCACTGAGGTCCTGACCGCTTTCTCAATGACCTCATAGCGCTTGTAATTCCCGAACTTAGCAGCAGCGAAATCGAGTGCGATCCTTAATGCAACCTCCTCCCTGCCATAACCCTTGTGCTCCAATTCCCTTATCCTCGCACCCACACCTTTTATCCCTATTAATGCCTCCACTCGCTCTGCAATGTCCTTCGTTACCTTTATTTCAGGCTGTAGAGCAGGATCAAGACCCTTCCTCCTCGCTCGCTTCGCTATTTCAAGTTCGTTCGCTAAGCCCTTCTTCAGTATCTCATGATACTGGTTCTTGCTCTTCAAATTCTCTGTCATCATTAATCAATCATTGCCGATTATATTCATAATGGTAGGGTAAGGAAAAGGAAGAAAAGTTCGTTTTTATTTTCGGTTTTTAGAGATACTTCTATTGTCTATTCTATTTTTTATATGTAATAAGACATCAGTAAATAATATAATGGATAACAGAGTGATCTTGGCTATTGTAGTAGCATCTGCTATATTATTGAGCCAGAGTCTTCCCCTCGCTGCTGCTGTTGGGCTAAAAGATAGGACGCATGTGCATGTAATAGTGATATTTAAGGACAAACCTGACTCACAATTGATACAGAGATATCAGGGAGGGGTAAACTACCGGTACAAGCTAATTCCCGCGGTTGCTGCTTCGCTACCGAAGAATGCCATTACGAGATTAAAGAAGAACCCGAATATAGCATATATAGAACGCGATTATGAGATATCTATAACAGAGACAGAGACTCTACCCTGGGGTGTTGATAGGATAAATGCGGAAATGGTATGGAACGGTGCTGATGGCGGAACAGAGGTAATAAAAGGTCGAGATGCTGGTTCAGGCATCAATATCTCCATTATAGACACTGGGATAGATTATAATCACCCTGATTTGGCACCCAATTATAAGAGTGGCTATGATTTCGTGAACGATGACGATGACCCGATGGATGATAACGGTCATGGTACACATTGTGCGGGTATTATTGCAGCGGCGTTTAACCGGAAGGGAATCATAGGTGTAGCACCAGAGGCGAATCTGTATGCGGTTAAGGCACTGGACAGTAAAGGTAAAGGATACGTTAGTGATGTAATAGCGGGAATTGAGTGGTCCGTGAATCACAAAATGGCTATCATCTCCATGAGTATGGGTTCAACTTCTGATTCGACTGCATTGCGTGAGGCTTGTGAGAAAGCGTATAAAGCAGGAGTGTTGCTCGTCGCGTCGGCAGGTAATAAAGGCTCTGGTAAGGATAAGGATATGGATACCGTGACTTATCCGGGTAGATACGACTCTGTAATTGCCGTTGCCGCAATAGATAAACATAACAGGCGAGCGAGCTTCTCCAGCACCGGTCCTGAGGTTGAACTTGCAGCGCCCGGCGTTAGGATATATTCAACATATCCGGAGGATAGATACAGTATAAAGAGTGGCACTTCTATGGCTTGCCCACATGTCACGGGCACTGCTGCTCTTGTCTGGCATGCACACCCTGAATATAACAACACCCAGCTAAGAGAGCGATTACATGATACAGCAGAGGACCTGGGTCCGGAAGGTAAAGATAACGAGTATGGATATGGCATGGTGAATGCGGGAGAGGCAGTTTATGTGAAAGCGCAAGATACTGATACTACTCCGCCCGGGAGCATCAGCAATTTAGAAGCCTCCTCTGTTGGCGATACCTGGATAAGATGGGATTGGGAGAACCCCCAGGATACTGATTTTGGCTATACCATGCTTTTCCTGAATGGCACCTGGATTGCTAACACCTCTAACACGTACTATTATGCTCGCGGACTCACACCAAATACCTCTTATAGCATTGGTACACATACAGTGGATGTCTCGGGTAATGTGAATGAGACATGGGTGAACCAAACAGTGAAGACAAAAAACACAACGATATCCGCCCCCATCTCCTCTTCTTCATCAATACCACATATATCCTATATATCCTATAAACCACCCTCTCTAAATAGCTTCTCGAGCTTTAAACCCTCTTTAAGCTGGAAAAAGCCGTCATTCTCATATCCTTCTGTTGATGTATACCGGAAAATACGGATGTACAATAATAACAATAATAATTATAATCAGCGCACGTATTTCCGGAACGATGCGAGTACGAGTGCAATCAAAAAGATGAACAAGGAGCTTTTTTATCAGTATGTGAAAGATGTGCAGGAGTATACAGATACGAAACGGTACCGTTTACGACCCGAGGAATGGAATAGACGGTGAGGAAATGGACATTTTCATCGCCAATGGTAAGCTTGTGGAGGAGGCGAGTCCAAAACCTGAGGTTGTGATAGATGCAAGGGGGAAGGCAGTTGTACCTGGAGGGATAGATGTGCACGGACATGTTGCCACATACGGACTTAATTTGACGAGATTTACCTTTGGATTCCCGACCCTGGGTCAGATAGGAGACATCTATGCCAGGATGGGCTACACGCACGTGAATGAGCCGTTAATGACCCTGAACACCGCGAGTTATGTACACCATGAGCTCTCTGGCATTCCTATTGTTGATACCTCCGCATTCCTCGTGCTCACTTTGCATGATATAGAGAAGGGGATAAGAGAGGGGGACAGAGAAGGAGTAAAGAGGCTTATACTTCATCTCTTAGGCATTACCAAAGCGTTAAATGCGAAGTTATACGATGTAGAAGTTAGATACGAGAAGAGAGGTTTCTTTTATCGTGATATCCCAATTCATAGATGCTTGAATTTCTTCCATGAGCTCTCACCACTGCGAGATGGAATGCCAGGGATACAATTGAGAACATATCCCGAGCTGTTAGAGGAGGATACGAAATTTTTAACCGCTTTCTGTCTGGCTGATATTGCATCGGGCATAGATAATGAAGAGCGGTATGAAGCGGCACTGGCGGTACTGAAGAGAGGAGGCTGTGTAGATTTGGGTATTACTATCCCGGTATTGGAGGGTATGGGGAATATGAGGATAGGGTATGAGAATGAGGCAGCGAGTTCCAGTTCCAATTTCATCAGCATGGATATAGGACTGGAAAAGCCATTGATATACTCAAGGATTGAGAATAAAAGTAAGAGTGAAACTGAAAGTAATAATATAGATAAAAGAGTGTATTACTCTTTATCATTCGCGCTCGATGCCCTGAAATACTATAAAAATATCTCATTCTCCACTGATAGCTCCAATGGTTGCTTGTTCTACGCTTATCCCGGTATATTTGCAGCCCTGTTGAGCCACGATAATAGGACAGAGCTGGTGAAAGAGGAACTCCCTCATGATGAGTACTCGATGTATGAGCTCGTAGCGATAACGCGTGAGAATCCGGCAAGACAGCTTGGATTGGGCGATAATAAAGGGCATCTGGGTACGGGCGCAGATGCCGATATTGCAATATACGATATAGGCGAGGATACAGGGATAAAAGATTTGGAGAAGCGATTGCACTCCTGTTTATACCTTTTGAAAGGAGGAGAAGTGGTAATAAGAGAAGGAGAGCTTATCAACGGTAGAGTGAAGAAGAGGACACTGTTCTTACCAGAGCGAGGAGAAGAAGAAAAAGAAGCGAGTGAGGACGAACTGACAGCGGAAGTACTCAGCCGAAGATCGTTTCGGGCTGAACATCTGAACGTGGACGATTGCTTTTTGTCATTCCATACATATCATGAATAGAACCTGATGGCAGGAATCCAGTCATAATAGACCTTTCCATTTATATCTTTAAATTCGCTGCATTTGATGGTTGAGCCATCCAGGCTCTTATGCTCCCGTTTATGAATTATTTGTGGGTAAGACCCTGTACTGATGATGTATCTGTACTGATGCCCTTTTAATAATCTGATGCCGGGATTACCAGTAGCAGCATCATACAATGTTATATTATGCCAGTCGCTATGACCATGATAGCCTTTCCAGAACCCTGTTGCTATGGGTTCGCTATTATCACCCTCATAGAGCGCAATGGACTCAGTGTGCCCTTCGGTTCCGGTACAGGGATAGGTGTACAGTTTGCTGATGTGCATATCCTGCCGGGGAATGATCACCCCCTTATGTATGCCAGAAATGCTTGGATACGTTCCATAGTCAGAGCCAGTATCAAAGGATATATTAGTATTATCCAATTTTATCAGCCAGAAATCTAAAGAGCTATCGGATGAGAACGAGAAAGTGGATCCGGCAAGGATGTAACCCCCATCTGCTGTCTGCTGTATTGCACGTGAATCATCATAACTGGCATTACCAAAAGTCATATTCCAGAGTTCTTCGCCTCCAGAATCAGTCTTTACCAGCCACGCATCTGCATTCCCAGCACCATATGACCCTGTACGTCCCGTGAAGAGATAGCCGTCATCCGGAGTGGGCTGCACTGCCCATGCTTCATCATTGCTGGCACCACCGAAAGTCATATTCCAGAGTTCTTTTCCTTCTGAATTGGTCTTCACCAACCACGCATCTTCACTACCTGCACCATATGATAAAGTTACACCAGCAAGGATATAGCCACTATCCGGGGTGAGCTGTACTGCCAGTGCTGCATCATTACCGGCACCACCGAAAGTCATATTCCAGAGTTCTTTTCCTTCTGAATTGGTCTTCACCAACCACGCATCTTCACTACCTGCACCATATGATAAAGTTACACCAGCAAGGATATAGCCACTATCCGGGGTGAGCTGTACTGCCAGTGCTGCATCATTACCGGCACCACCGAAAGTCATATTCCAGAGTTCTTTTCCTTCTGAATTGGTCTTCACCAACCACGCATCTTTTTTGCCTGCACCATATGATAAAGTTACACCAGCGAAGATATAGCCACCATCCGGAGTGAGCTGCACTGCCCGCGCTTCATCATATTCGACACCACCGAAAGTCATATTCCAGAGTTCTTTTCCGTTCGAATCGGTCTTCACCAACCACGCATCTTCACTACCTGCACCATATGATAAAGTTGCACCAGCGAGGATATAGCCACCATCCGTCGTCTGCTGCA
The Methanophagales archaeon DNA segment above includes these coding regions:
- a CDS encoding S8 family serine peptidase yields the protein MDNRVILAIVVASAILLSQSLPLAAAVGLKDRTHVHVIVIFKDKPDSQLIQRYQGGVNYRYKLIPAVAASLPKNAITRLKKNPNIAYIERDYEISITETETLPWGVDRINAEMVWNGADGGTEVIKGRDAGSGINISIIDTGIDYNHPDLAPNYKSGYDFVNDDDDPMDDNGHGTHCAGIIAAAFNRKGIIGVAPEANLYAVKALDSKGKGYVSDVIAGIEWSVNHKMAIISMSMGSTSDSTALREACEKAYKAGVLLVASAGNKGSGKDKDMDTVTYPGRYDSVIAVAAIDKHNRRASFSSTGPEVELAAPGVRIYSTYPEDRYSIKSGTSMACPHVTGTAALVWHAHPEYNNTQLRERLHDTAEDLGPEGKDNEYGYGMVNAGEAVYVKAQDTDTTPPGSISNLEASSVGDTWIRWDWENPQDTDFGYTMLFLNGTWIANTSNTYYYARGLTPNTSYSIGTHTVDVSGNVNETWVNQTVKTKNTTISAPISSSSSIPHISYISYKPPSLNSFSSFKPSLSWKKPSFSYPSVDVYRKIRMYNNNNNNYNQRTYFRNDASTSAIKKMNKELFYQYVKDVQEYTDTKRYRLRPEEWNRR
- a CDS encoding DNA polymerase II large subunit, which gives rise to MMTENLKSKNQYHEILKKGLANELEIAKRARRKGLDPALQPEIKVTKDIAERVEALIGIKGVGARIRELEHKGYGREEVALRIALDFAAAKFGNYKRYEVIEKAVRTSVAILTEGVVAAPLDGISRIEVGRNDDSTEYIKLFYSGPIRSAGGTAQALSVLAADYIRKRMGFAAYSPRDEEIWRYVLEVSAYARISGLQYTPSDDEVREIVRNCPICIDGDPTEDKEVDAYKDLERVATNRIRGGMVLVLTEGIAMKAPKLKRYVEKLGIEGWEWLDRLIKSKRETKKKAFLDDLIAGRPVFGRPANKGSFRLRYGRARNSGFAAIGMHPVTMSLLGFIAPGTQVKPELPGKAACIVPVDSIEGPVVKLKNGDLRKLESCDDIDTAEVLEIVDLGEILIDYGDFLETGQLLKPGAYAHEYWLQELEAKSKEEASIWRSKIPTQEEAIALSLRYDLPLHPAYTYLWEDISSEDREFLSDWICESGALQDGKLLIPDDDNNRVIPILEDLLIPFRRDRNARYCYIVIEEPAAFLRGLGIGTSIDGRLKKDESVRLKQKPKAPTRIGMRMGRPEKSRERMMTPAPHAIFPVGEAGGKNRSLKEALKSKVIDIEVGVKRCMECGNVSLSCYSLCDKCGSSNLKIPARSSNSNISNRSSSKRSMCMSIDLYQFYHDAIKRLGDEHDLTKQDVKCVTGLISGNKVPEHLAKGILRAKYNAFVYKDGTIRYDFTNLPLTHFKPKEIGLSIERARELGYLQDIKGEELRSDTQIVELKQQDIIISINAVPYLIRVTKFLDDLLEKFYQIPRYYNVRAKEDLIGQFVLGLAPHTSAGILGRIIGFTRASACYAHPFFHAAKRRNCDGDEDSIILLLDALLNFSLSFLPDKIGGRMDAPLVLIPIINPKEVDKEAHNLSVMWEYPLDFYLAADSGKHPKEVTIETAATRIAHPSDVYRFGYTHDTTDIAAGPLNSLYKTLGTMMDKVNAQLRLARLIRAVDAREVAETVIKNHFLRDIKGNLRAFGSQRVRCSRCNAKYRRVPLTGRCSRCGGKLLPTVHVAGIKKYLSVSLRIADEYHLSEYTRQRLELLNRDVESLFPTTNKQKALDEFM
- a CDS encoding ATP-binding protein, whose translation is YFKTQYLPASLISDGTINMTALIVALYFEKKPFVIIEEPERNIHPSLISKVVEMMKDVTQTQKKQIVVTTHNPEFVKYAGLENILLVSRNEDGFSTVSRPADKEEVKAFLKNDIGIEELYIQNLLEV
- a CDS encoding amidohydrolase family protein — its product is MCRSIQIRNGTVYDPRNGIDGEEMDIFIANGKLVEEASPKPEVVIDARGKAVVPGGIDVHGHVATYGLNLTRFTFGFPTLGQIGDIYARMGYTHVNEPLMTLNTASYVHHELSGIPIVDTSAFLVLTLHDIEKGIREGDREGVKRLILHLLGITKALNAKLYDVEVRYEKRGFFYRDIPIHRCLNFFHELSPLRDGMPGIQLRTYPELLEEDTKFLTAFCLADIASGIDNEERYEAALAVLKRGGCVDLGITIPVLEGMGNMRIGYENEAASSSSNFISMDIGLEKPLIYSRIENKSKSETESNNIDKRVYYSLSFALDALKYYKNISFSTDSSNGCLFYAYPGIFAALLSHDNRTELVKEELPHDEYSMYELVAITRENPARQLGLGDNKGHLGTGADADIAIYDIGEDTGIKDLEKRLHSCLYLLKGGEVVIREGELINGRVKKRTLFLPERGEEEKEASEDELTAEVLSRRSFRAEHLNVDDCFLSFHTYHE